The following are from one region of the Chanos chanos chromosome 10, fChaCha1.1, whole genome shotgun sequence genome:
- the cipca gene encoding CLOCK-interacting pacemaker a, whose amino-acid sequence MKRTGKMEGQRRAFSSTASNQKASKTESERDSGFSDASSGYFSAVEQTESVDVGGVKSAIQDPQTCSQVAVMSGSYPGLSPMIIMNNIVVKQPSALAPALKPWGFTSSLEMVPQSPLVLFQPVVSSGKCTSKSASGKHQRSKRYSPILKSFPKIAPYPNQECGDLGLNAKEKNSSYASHKGRHQRCYHEDKPSDYQSVSQGLTETTSSDLSTDPQIAAWENLYDSISDIESENSQTKPADVLELSAPRSTSITLPLDSHSSSSLRPEDSPEKKDDKDDDVENCPEALSPSCSKRKRFCNTYNILNRSGLLGITLRTKELIRQNKRSQAQIQELQAQTELFLEAMNSGDPQIWARLQLTLQTPTSKEAEGHTRENSATGVDKLV is encoded by the exons ATGAAAAGAACAGGCAAAATGGAGGGTCAAAGGAGAGCCTTCTCGAGTACAGCAAGCAATCAGAAAGCATCCAAGACTGAATCAGAGCGAGATTCAGGTTTCTCAG ATGCCAGCTCTGGATATTTCAGTGCTGTGGAGCAAACTGAGTCAGTGGATGTGGGAGGGGTTAAATCAGCAATACAAGACCCACAGACATGTTCCCAGGTAGCTGTTATGTCCGGGTCTTACCCAGGACTATCCCCCATGATAATAATGAACAACATTGTCGTTAAGCAG CCCAGTGCTCTGGCTCCTGCACTAAAACCTTGGggcttcacctcctctctggaAATGGTTCCTCAGTCCCCACTGGTCCTTTTCCAGCCAGTGGTGTCTAGTGGCAAATGCACTTCCAAGAGTGCATCTGGAAAACACCAGCGATCCAAAAGGTACAGTCCGATTCTAAAATCCTTTCCAAAAATAGCCCCTTATCCTAACCAAGAATGCGGAGACCTTGGGCTCAACGCCAAGGAGAAGAATAGTTCATATGCCAGTCATAAAGGTCGTCACCAACGATGTTATCATGAAGATAAACCATCTGACTATCAGTCCGTGAGTCAGGGTCTCACTGAGACTACCAGCAGTGATCTATCTACTGACCCCCAGATTGCTGCTTGGGAGAATCTCTACGACAGTATCTCAGACATTGAGtcagaaaacagtcagacaaaGCCCGCTGATGTTCTAGAGCTTTCAGCGCCCCGTTCCACAAGCATCACCCTCCCTCTTGACAGTCATTCCAGCTCCTCTTTGCGCCCTGAGGACTCTCCTgagaaaaaagatgacaaaGATGATGATGTGGAGAACTGTCCAGAAGCTCTCTCGCCAAGCTGCAGCAAACGCAAGCGTTTCTGTAACACATACAATATATTAAATCGATCAGGTCTCCTTGGCATCACTCTGCGCACTAAGGAACTTATTCGGCAAAACAAACGCTCACAGGCCCAGATCCAGGAGCTCCAGGCTCAGACTGAACTCTTCTTGGAGGCCATGAACAGCGGAGATCCCCAGATATGGGCCAGGCTCCAGCTTACTCTTCAAACGCCCACTTCTAAGGAGGCAGAGGGGCACACAAGGGAAAATTCAGCCACAGGGGTTGATAAACTGGTGTAG
- the pgfb gene encoding vascular endothelial growth factor A, whose protein sequence is MPFQEVWRRSFCRTIERLVEVVQEYPGEVEYIYSPACVPLVRCAGCCGDENLECHPTLTSNVTMQLLKIKPAEQDQQYVVMTFVEHKSCECRLRKATVKQERRRSRGRGRKRKERQKMKDCDTPVTKPFSTSMVTVSPLGSGYYETQASGCHGNQIVYLAAEEQF, encoded by the exons ATGCCGTTTCAGGAGGTGTGGAGGAGAAGTTTTTGCCGCACTATCGAGCGGCTGGTTGAGGTTGTACAAGAGTATCCTGGAGAGGTGGAGTATATTTACAGTCCCGCCTGTGTCCCATTGGTCCGTTGTGCTGGTTGCTGTGGAGATGAAAACCTTGAGTGTCACCCTACTCTTACTTCTAATGTCACGATGCAG TTGCTGAAGATAAAGCCGGCCGAGCAGGATCAGCAATATGTGGTGATGACGTTTGTGGAGCACAAAAGCTGTGAATGTAG acttAGAAAAGCCACAGTGAAACAAGAAAG ACGAAGAtcaagagggagagggaggaaaagaaaggaaagacaaaaaatgaaagactgtGACAC CCCTGTTACCAAGCCTTTCAGCACATCTATGGTTACTGTGTCTCCTCTGGGCTCTGGGTATTACGAGACTCAAGCTTcaggttgtcatggcaaccagaTTGTCTATCTTGCTGCTGAGGAGCAGTTTTAG
- the zdhhc22 gene encoding palmitoyltransferase ZDHHC22 produces MLIKMLKLRLLNAIAPAYFYTATAVTLALHFLLFIPTIFQNPGVTISSMTLLHTAIFLYLMLNALGNYTMTIWYPSESANDNIIPVCSPDCPDKVDAHYLFNGRHFCKLCRKVILKRDHHCFFTGNCIGNKNMRYFIMFSIYTSCTCLYSLVLGVAYLTVEYSISFENPLTFLTLLPLSTGYFFLGVISGLQFFLVLMLYVWLGVGLVSAGFCCQQVLLVARGQTWCQLQKGQLVESRGSWRENLSDVFGSRWALGFFLPVRTVEVKSEYEHQVSEHKHD; encoded by the exons ATGTTGATCAAGATGTTGAAACTCAGACTCCTCAATGCAATTGCCCCAGCCTACTTCTACACAGCCACAGCAGTCACACTTGCACTCCATTTTCTGCTCTTCATTCCTACAATTTTCCAAAACCCAGGGGTAACAATCAGCTCTATGACTTTGCTGCACACTGCCATTTTTCTATACCTGATGCTTAACGCTCTGGGGAATTACACAATGACAATATGGTATCCCTCTGAAAGTGCAAACGACAATATCATACCAGTCTGTTCGCCAGACTGTCCAGATAAAGTGGATGCACACTACCTCTTCAATGGCCGCCACTTCTGCAAACTGTGTAGAAAAGTGATCCTAAAGCGAGACCACCATTGTTTCTTTACTGGAAACTGCATTGGGAATAAGAACATGCGTTACTTCATTATGTTCAGTATCTACACATCCTGTACTTGTTTGTACTCACTGGTTCTTGGGGTGGCATATCTCACTGTGGAATATTCAATTTCTTTTGAGAACCCACTCACGTTTCTCACACTCCTGCCTCTTTCTACTGGATACTTTTTCCTTG gtgtTATCTCAGGCCTCCAGTTCTTTTTGGTCCTCATGTTGTACGTCTGGCTGGGCGTTGGACTGGTGTCTGCTGGCTTCTGCTGCCAGCAGGTCTTGCTTGTGGCTAGAGGGCAAACCTGGTGCCAGCTACAGAAAGGGCAGCTCGTGGAGAGCCGTGGATCGTGGCGTGAAAACCTAAGTGACGTTTTTGGTTCTCGTTGGGCACTTGGCTTCTTCCTACCTGTACGAACTGTTGAAGTCAAATCTGAATATGAGCATCAAGTCAGCGAGCACAAGCATGACTGA